The region CCTCTATAAAGAGGCTTAGTACTATATATTAATGTTATTAGATAATTAACATCGCGTCACCATAGCTGTAAAATTTGTACTTTTCTTTTACTGCTTCATCGTATGCTTTTTTAATAAAATCGTGACCTGCAAATGCTGAAACCATCATTAACAACGTAGATTTTGGTGTATGGAAGTTAGTAATCATAGCATTGGCAATACTAAAGTCATAAGGTGGGAAAATAAATTTATTAGTCCATCCTTCTACTTCGTTTAACGTTCCGCTAGAGGACACAGAACTTTCTATTGCACGCATTGCTGTAGTCCCGACAGCACATATACGACGCTTTTCTTTTTGAGCTTTGTTAATGGTTTCTACAGCTTTTGCTTCTATTTTAAGCTCTTCGCTATCCATTTTATGTTTTGATAAATCTTCTACTTCTACAGGGTTAAAAGTTCCTAATCCTACGTGAAGTGTCACTTCAGCAAAATCTACACCTTTAATTTCTAAACGCTTTAATAGGTGTTTAGAGAAGTGTAATCCTGCAGTTGGTGCTGCAACTGCACCTTCGTTTTTAGCATAGATAGTTTGGTAACGCTCTTCATCTTCTGGTTCTACCTCTCTTTTAATATATTTTGGTAAAGGTGTTTCTCCTAACTCTTGTAATTTAATTCTAAATTCTTGGTAAGAGCCATCATATAGAAAACGTAATGTACGTCCTCTAGAAGTTGTGTTATCAATAACTTCTGCA is a window of Olleya sp. YS DNA encoding:
- the queA gene encoding tRNA preQ1(34) S-adenosylmethionine ribosyltransferase-isomerase QueA, with amino-acid sequence MKLSHFNFELPEELLAEYPAENRDESRLMVLNRKEQTIEHKMFKDIIDYFDEKDVMILNNTKVFPARLFGNKEKTGARIEVFLLRELNQEQRLWDVLVDPARKIRIGNKLYFGEDETLVAEVIDNTTSRGRTLRFLYDGSYQEFRIKLQELGETPLPKYIKREVEPEDEERYQTIYAKNEGAVAAPTAGLHFSKHLLKRLEIKGVDFAEVTLHVGLGTFNPVEVEDLSKHKMDSEELKIEAKAVETINKAQKEKRRICAVGTTAMRAIESSVSSSGTLNEVEGWTNKFIFPPYDFSIANAMITNFHTPKSTLLMMVSAFAGHDFIKKAYDEAVKEKYKFYSYGDAMLII